Proteins encoded in a region of the Chryseobacterium piperi genome:
- the ku gene encoding non-homologous end joining protein Ku, producing MKAIWNGAIGFGLVNIPVKIYSATETSKLDLDMLDKSDFSNIKFKRVNEKTGKEVKWENIVKAYLMEDKYIVLEDKDYEAASPEKTKILSIEHFVKETEVDSVYFETPYFLEPQKNGENAYRLLIKALQETKMVGIGTFVLRESEAIGMIRPYNDEILVLNRLRFNQEIRDYKDLKIPAKKAPKPAELKMAKSLIQQLSETFDPSVYKDTYSEALMKIIKQKAKGKNIKAQKAEPAKEGKVIDLMAQLKASLQKPNSKTASEWL from the coding sequence ATGAAAGCAATATGGAACGGGGCCATCGGTTTTGGATTAGTGAATATTCCTGTTAAGATTTATTCCGCAACAGAAACGAGTAAATTAGATTTAGACATGCTTGATAAATCTGACTTTTCTAATATCAAATTCAAAAGAGTTAACGAAAAAACAGGTAAGGAAGTAAAATGGGAAAACATTGTGAAAGCCTATCTGATGGAAGATAAATACATCGTTCTTGAGGATAAGGATTATGAAGCGGCAAGTCCTGAAAAAACAAAAATACTTTCCATTGAACATTTCGTAAAAGAAACAGAAGTAGACAGCGTGTATTTTGAAACTCCCTATTTTCTGGAACCTCAGAAAAATGGAGAAAATGCCTACAGATTACTTATAAAAGCCTTACAGGAAACCAAAATGGTTGGAATCGGAACCTTTGTTCTTCGTGAAAGTGAGGCTATCGGAATGATCCGCCCATATAATGATGAGATACTCGTTTTAAACCGGTTACGTTTTAACCAGGAGATCAGAGATTATAAAGATCTGAAAATTCCTGCCAAAAAAGCTCCTAAACCCGCTGAATTAAAGATGGCCAAAAGCCTTATCCAACAGCTCTCCGAAACATTTGATCCTAGCGTATATAAAGACACCTACTCAGAAGCATTGATGAAAATCATCAAACAAAAAGCAAAAGGTAAAAATATAAAAGCACAAAAAGCAGAACCTGCAAAAGAAGGTAAAGTAATTGATTTAATGGCTCAGTTAAAAGCCAGTCTACAAAAACCTAACTCTAAAACAGCATCGGAATGGCTTTAA
- a CDS encoding Crp/Fnr family transcriptional regulator produces MKELFDYIRKFGILSEAEEALIADGVQEMVIGKGEIFVEAGKVSQKIAFVKQGVFRSLYYNKQGDDFTRYFIYEGRFIGDFHGFADQLPAHEYIEAITDAVLLVIDLDHFKILEREIAIWPVLFARIHGFVAENKLKVASIMLNQDAKSRYIHFLNHYPGLANRVPQSMLASYLGITPSSFSRIRKNIS; encoded by the coding sequence ATGAAAGAACTATTTGATTACATCAGGAAATTTGGAATACTTAGTGAGGCTGAGGAAGCATTAATTGCTGATGGGGTTCAGGAAATGGTTATCGGAAAAGGAGAAATATTTGTAGAAGCGGGTAAGGTCAGTCAGAAAATTGCTTTTGTAAAACAAGGAGTATTCAGATCGTTGTATTATAATAAACAGGGTGATGATTTTACAAGATACTTTATTTATGAAGGCCGGTTCATTGGAGACTTTCATGGTTTTGCTGATCAGCTTCCTGCTCATGAGTATATTGAGGCTATTACAGATGCCGTTTTACTTGTGATTGATCTTGATCATTTTAAAATTCTTGAAAGAGAAATAGCTATATGGCCTGTGTTGTTTGCCAGAATCCATGGCTTTGTAGCTGAGAATAAACTTAAGGTAGCCAGTATCATGCTGAATCAGGATGCAAAATCCCGCTACATTCATTTTTTAAATCATTATCCGGGATTAGCGAATAGGGTACCCCAATCCATGCTGGCTTCTTACCTTGGGATTACTCCTTCTTCATTCAGTCGCATCAGAAAAAATATATCTTAG
- a CDS encoding adenylosuccinate synthase, producing MDIVLGLQWGDEGKGKFIDLISENYDITARFNGGSNAGHSIERNGKRITLKMIPSGIFMQGVQNVIGTGTVIDPVSFKKEILNLQIFDKTVQPETNIIISKKAHLVMPTHRLLDIFMEENPDYTTIGTTKNGIAQAYSNKILRQNLRVGDMFSSDFQSRAQHILERDYRMLKDAGMIVLPALEEISKEFFEAVDFLKKFNCTETEIYLNKALSEGKRILAEGSQAAMLDIDHGTYPYVTSSSTTASGASSGLGVSPKKIGEIYGIAKAYCTRVGNGAFPTELLDEFGDDLRMKGNEFGSNTGRPRRIGWLDLPALRYAVMINGVTQLVFTKADVLSGLKSIAVCTHYELEDEAIETTASTLPENAKPVLKWVEGWNADFLKIKNVSELPKELMDFLVFLETELGIPVGYLSIGPGREQIIKMN from the coding sequence ATGGATATTGTACTAGGTTTACAGTGGGGTGATGAGGGAAAAGGAAAGTTTATTGACCTGATCAGTGAAAATTATGATATTACAGCCCGATTCAATGGTGGCTCAAATGCCGGACATAGTATTGAACGAAATGGGAAAAGAATTACCCTTAAAATGATTCCTTCAGGAATTTTTATGCAGGGAGTTCAGAATGTTATCGGAACAGGAACTGTTATTGATCCTGTAAGTTTTAAAAAAGAAATTCTGAACCTTCAGATTTTTGATAAAACTGTTCAGCCGGAAACCAATATAATTATTTCTAAAAAAGCACATTTGGTAATGCCTACCCATAGGCTTCTGGATATTTTTATGGAAGAAAATCCGGATTATACTACGATTGGAACTACTAAAAATGGTATTGCTCAGGCATACTCAAATAAAATATTAAGACAAAATCTGAGAGTAGGGGATATGTTTTCTTCAGATTTTCAAAGCAGGGCACAGCATATTTTGGAAAGAGATTACAGGATGCTGAAAGATGCCGGAATGATTGTTCTGCCTGCTTTAGAGGAAATCAGTAAAGAATTTTTTGAGGCAGTAGACTTCCTGAAAAAGTTCAATTGTACAGAAACTGAGATTTATCTTAATAAAGCCCTATCCGAAGGGAAAAGAATATTGGCAGAAGGTTCTCAGGCCGCAATGTTGGATATTGATCATGGTACCTATCCGTATGTAACATCTTCCTCAACAACGGCATCAGGTGCCAGCAGTGGTCTGGGCGTTTCACCGAAAAAGATCGGTGAAATTTATGGAATTGCAAAAGCTTATTGCACCAGAGTTGGAAATGGAGCATTTCCAACAGAGCTTTTAGACGAATTTGGAGATGATCTCAGAATGAAGGGAAACGAATTTGGTTCGAATACAGGTAGGCCAAGAAGGATCGGATGGCTGGATCTGCCTGCCTTAAGGTATGCGGTAATGATCAATGGTGTTACCCAATTGGTTTTCACCAAAGCAGATGTATTAAGTGGTTTGAAGTCTATAGCTGTCTGTACCCATTACGAATTAGAAGATGAAGCTATTGAAACAACTGCATCAACACTTCCTGAAAATGCTAAACCTGTATTGAAATGGGTAGAAGGCTGGAATGCTGATTTTTTGAAAATAAAAAATGTCTCAGAATTACCAAAAGAATTAATGGACTTTCTGGTCTTTCTGGAAACAGAATTAGGAATTCCTGTGGGGTATCTTTCGATAGGGCCAGGAAGAGAACAGATTATAAAAATGAATTAG
- the aspS gene encoding aspartate--tRNA ligase codes for MFRTHTNGELSLKNLNEEVTLSGWVQTIRDKGFMIWIDLRDRYGITQLVFDQDRSSAQLMEEAKKLGREFVIQVTGKVIERVSKNPNIPTGEIEILVEKLTVLNDSQLPPFTIEDETDGGEELRMKYRYLDIRRNPVKDKLIFRHKMAQKVRNYLSEEGFIEVETPVLIKSTPEGARDFVVPSRMNPGQFYALPQSPQTFKQLLMVGGMDKYFQIVKCFRDEDLRADRQPEFTQIDCEMAFVEQEDVMNVFEGMTKTLLKDITGQEFGNFPRMTFADAMRKYGNDKPDIRFGMEFVELNELVKGKDFKIFDDAELVVGINVEGCADYTRKQIDELVDWVKRPQIGASGMVWVKFQNDGVKTSSVNKFYNEEDLAKIIEKFGAKEGDLMLILSGNENKVRAQLSALRMELGNRLGLRNGNVFAPLWVVDFPLLEFDEETQRYHAMHHPFTSPKPEDIHLLETDPGKARANAYDMVLNGNEIGGGSIRIFDRDLQSKMFDLLGFSKEEAEAQFGFLMNAFKYGAPPHGGLAFGFDRLVAILDGNEVIRDYIAFPKNNSGRDVMIDAPASIADAQLDELELKLNLKA; via the coding sequence ATGTTCAGAACACACACCAACGGAGAATTATCTCTAAAAAATCTTAACGAAGAAGTTACACTTTCAGGATGGGTACAAACTATCCGTGATAAAGGATTTATGATTTGGATAGATTTACGAGATCGTTATGGGATTACTCAGTTGGTATTCGATCAGGATCGTTCTTCTGCTCAATTGATGGAAGAAGCTAAAAAATTAGGTCGTGAATTTGTAATTCAGGTTACCGGAAAAGTAATTGAGAGAGTAAGCAAAAATCCAAATATCCCAACCGGAGAAATTGAGATTTTAGTTGAAAAGCTAACTGTTCTTAACGACTCACAGCTTCCTCCCTTCACTATTGAAGATGAAACTGACGGAGGTGAAGAATTAAGAATGAAATACCGTTACCTGGATATTAGAAGAAATCCGGTAAAAGATAAATTAATCTTCCGCCATAAGATGGCCCAGAAAGTAAGAAATTACCTTTCAGAAGAAGGGTTCATCGAAGTAGAAACTCCGGTACTTATCAAATCTACTCCTGAAGGAGCCAGAGACTTTGTGGTACCGAGCAGAATGAATCCCGGACAATTTTATGCATTACCACAATCACCACAAACTTTCAAACAGCTTTTGATGGTGGGTGGAATGGATAAATATTTCCAGATTGTAAAGTGTTTCCGTGATGAAGATCTTAGAGCTGACAGACAGCCTGAATTTACTCAGATCGACTGCGAGATGGCTTTTGTAGAGCAGGAAGATGTTATGAATGTTTTTGAAGGAATGACCAAAACCCTTTTAAAAGACATTACAGGACAGGAGTTTGGAAATTTCCCAAGAATGACATTCGCGGATGCCATGAGAAAATATGGAAATGACAAACCGGATATCCGTTTCGGAATGGAGTTCGTAGAACTCAACGAATTGGTAAAAGGAAAAGATTTCAAAATATTTGATGATGCTGAGCTGGTAGTTGGGATCAATGTCGAAGGATGTGCAGATTACACGAGAAAGCAAATCGATGAATTGGTAGATTGGGTAAAGCGTCCACAAATTGGCGCTTCAGGAATGGTTTGGGTTAAATTCCAAAACGATGGCGTAAAAACATCATCTGTCAATAAATTCTATAATGAAGAAGACCTTGCTAAGATTATAGAGAAGTTCGGAGCTAAAGAAGGAGATTTGATGCTGATTCTTTCCGGAAATGAAAATAAAGTAAGAGCACAACTTTCCGCATTGAGAATGGAGCTTGGAAATCGTCTTGGATTGAGAAACGGAAACGTATTTGCACCACTTTGGGTTGTTGACTTCCCATTATTGGAATTTGATGAAGAAACGCAGAGATACCATGCGATGCACCATCCTTTCACATCTCCAAAACCTGAAGACATTCATTTATTGGAAACAGATCCTGGTAAGGCTAGAGCCAACGCTTATGACATGGTTTTAAACGGAAACGAGATCGGTGGTGGATCTATCAGGATTTTTGACAGAGATCTTCAGTCCAAAATGTTTGACCTTCTTGGATTCAGCAAAGAAGAAGCTGAAGCTCAATTTGGGTTCTTAATGAACGCTTTCAAATATGGAGCACCTCCACATGGTGGTTTAGCTTTCGGGTTTGACCGTTTGGTCGCAATCCTGGATGGCAATGAAGTAATCAGGGATTATATTGCATTCCCTAAAAACAATTCAGGGCGTGACGTCATGATTGATGCTCCAGCATCTATTGCTGATGCACAGCTGGATGAGTTAGAATTAAAATTGAATTTAAAAGCATAA
- a CDS encoding MATE family efflux transporter, producing MTKYIDFFKRAFSGEEVDYTKITIRSAVLLLAIPMMLEMAMESVFALVDLYFVGHLKESGYAIQSVGLTESVLSVMYSIAVGMSMAATALVARRIGEKNPEQASRSAAQVLLVSIAITFILSLFGAIYAEEILILMGSKPEAAAYGKDFTRIMMGSSVIIMLLFLINGIFRGAGNAAIAMKSLWIANIANIILCPILIRGLGPIPAMGLTGAALATTIGRSIGVMYQLYHLLVADTQIRIKLNYFKPDFGLIRSVVKIATPGIFQFVIASCSWIFLAQLVATSGGEDASAGYQTALRLMMFFMLPAWGLSNAASTLVGQNMGANEMLRAEQSVMKTVKYNVIFMLIVSLIFFILGDVLVGFFTQENEIKSFAKNALHIMSVGFIFYGIGMVMINAFNGAGDTWTPTWVNFFGFWMFQIPLAYFLSKHLGMGPKGVFISIPAAETLITIVAFILFKKGKWKTIKV from the coding sequence ATGACAAAATATATAGACTTTTTTAAGAGGGCATTTAGTGGTGAAGAAGTAGACTATACTAAGATCACTATCAGAAGCGCTGTGCTTCTTTTAGCCATTCCGATGATGCTGGAAATGGCGATGGAATCTGTATTTGCATTGGTAGACCTGTACTTTGTTGGACATCTGAAAGAAAGCGGTTATGCAATACAAAGTGTGGGGCTTACAGAATCTGTTCTCTCTGTAATGTATTCAATTGCAGTCGGGATGAGTATGGCAGCCACAGCTTTGGTGGCAAGAAGAATTGGTGAAAAAAATCCTGAGCAGGCCTCCAGAAGTGCCGCGCAGGTTTTACTGGTTTCTATTGCTATTACTTTTATTCTGAGTTTATTTGGAGCGATATATGCTGAAGAAATTTTAATTCTGATGGGTTCTAAACCCGAAGCAGCAGCTTATGGTAAGGATTTCACAAGGATTATGATGGGCAGCAGCGTTATTATAATGCTTTTGTTTTTGATTAACGGGATTTTCAGAGGAGCGGGAAATGCTGCTATTGCTATGAAAAGTTTATGGATTGCCAACATCGCTAATATTATCCTTTGTCCCATATTGATTAGAGGTCTTGGCCCTATTCCGGCTATGGGATTGACTGGAGCAGCTCTTGCTACAACGATAGGAAGAAGTATTGGGGTTATGTATCAATTGTATCATCTTTTAGTTGCAGATACACAGATTCGTATAAAATTAAATTACTTTAAACCTGATTTCGGATTAATAAGATCCGTCGTGAAAATAGCAACTCCTGGAATCTTCCAGTTTGTTATTGCGTCATGCAGCTGGATCTTTCTGGCTCAGCTTGTAGCAACTTCAGGTGGAGAGGATGCTTCTGCCGGTTACCAGACTGCTCTTAGACTGATGATGTTTTTTATGCTTCCGGCTTGGGGATTAAGCAATGCTGCCTCTACCCTGGTGGGGCAAAATATGGGGGCGAATGAAATGCTGAGAGCAGAACAATCCGTGATGAAGACTGTAAAGTATAATGTTATTTTTATGCTGATTGTCAGTTTAATATTCTTTATTTTAGGAGATGTATTAGTCGGCTTTTTTACTCAGGAAAACGAAATCAAAAGTTTTGCTAAAAATGCGCTACACATTATGAGTGTAGGATTTATTTTCTATGGAATAGGGATGGTTATGATCAATGCCTTTAACGGAGCAGGAGATACATGGACTCCGACCTGGGTGAACTTTTTCGGATTCTGGATGTTTCAGATTCCATTAGCTTATTTTCTTTCCAAGCATCTGGGAATGGGGCCAAAAGGTGTTTTTATTTCGATTCCCGCTGCAGAAACGCTGATTACTATAGTTGCATTTATTTTGTTTAAGAAAGGAAAATGGAAAACCATTAAGGTTTAG
- a CDS encoding 30S ribosomal protein THX — translation MGKGDKKSRRGKINNGSYGKRRPRKASKSSVTSEEQTKK, via the coding sequence ATGGGAAAAGGAGACAAAAAATCAAGAAGAGGTAAAATTAATAACGGAAGCTACGGAAAAAGAAGACCTAGAAAAGCCTCTAAATCATCTGTAACTTCAGAAGAACAAACCAAGAAGTAA
- a CDS encoding DUF937 domain-containing protein, whose product MNLIDLLTGSTSNQVAQQAENKFGISKNQIIALLAVAAPLIISYLRNKSKDSKEAEALNKALEKDHDGSILDDASQVETRQAEGGSILNNIFGSDKQNVENQLSQNTGISIDKIGPVLAMLAPVIMGYIGKEKQQNNVGAGGLGDLLGGILGSASNQAQSQQSNPLNDILGSVLGGGGQSQSSGNPLNDILGNVLGGGQQKQQGGLGGILGSIFGK is encoded by the coding sequence ATGAATTTAATCGATTTGCTTACAGGAAGCACAAGCAACCAAGTAGCACAACAAGCAGAAAATAAATTTGGAATCAGTAAAAACCAGATTATTGCTTTGCTGGCTGTAGCAGCCCCATTAATTATTTCATACTTAAGAAATAAATCTAAAGATTCAAAAGAAGCTGAGGCTCTGAATAAAGCTTTGGAAAAAGATCACGATGGAAGTATTTTAGATGATGCTTCTCAAGTAGAGACCAGACAAGCAGAAGGAGGATCAATCCTTAATAATATTTTCGGTAGCGATAAACAAAATGTTGAAAACCAGTTATCACAGAATACAGGAATCTCAATAGATAAAATCGGACCCGTTCTAGCTATGCTTGCTCCTGTTATTATGGGATATATCGGTAAAGAAAAACAACAGAACAATGTTGGAGCTGGAGGATTAGGAGATTTATTAGGAGGAATCCTTGGAAGTGCTTCTAACCAAGCTCAGTCACAGCAGTCTAATCCACTGAACGACATTCTTGGAAGTGTCCTTGGTGGCGGTGGGCAGTCTCAATCTTCAGGAAATCCTTTAAACGATATTTTAGGAAATGTTCTTGGAGGTGGACAACAAAAACAACAAGGCGGACTAGGGGGTATCCTGGGTAGTATTTTTGGAAAATAA
- a CDS encoding DUF2480 family protein: protein MSEEFEIRNKVNESGLVNFDLAQLVPKGARKGIDLKDFLFQEMILKEKDFREKVAAINTEDYTDTYIHIYNSADAIVPLWAYFVLTAKLTGVAKKIVFGNREDLEVILMHNAIQTYDFDDLIGKRVLVKGCSDKEIPENAYVELVEQLQPIVKSLMFGEACSNVPILKN, encoded by the coding sequence ATGTCAGAAGAATTTGAAATCAGAAATAAAGTAAATGAAAGCGGCTTAGTTAATTTTGATCTTGCCCAGCTCGTTCCGAAAGGAGCGCGAAAAGGTATTGATCTCAAGGATTTTCTATTTCAGGAAATGATTCTTAAGGAAAAAGATTTCCGTGAAAAAGTAGCAGCCATTAATACTGAAGATTACACCGATACTTATATTCATATTTATAACTCGGCCGATGCGATCGTTCCGTTATGGGCATATTTTGTATTAACTGCTAAACTAACGGGGGTAGCTAAAAAAATAGTTTTTGGTAATCGTGAGGATTTAGAAGTAATCCTTATGCACAACGCCATACAAACCTATGATTTTGATGATCTGATTGGAAAAAGGGTTCTAGTAAAAGGGTGTTCAGATAAAGAGATCCCTGAAAATGCTTACGTTGAGTTGGTAGAACAATTGCAACCGATTGTAAAATCATTAATGTTTGGGGAGGCATGTTCTAATGTTCCGATTTTAAAAAATTAA
- the lpxB gene encoding lipid-A-disaccharide synthase, with protein sequence MKYYIIAGEASGDLHGSNLMKALKSKDPDAEFRFWGGDLMAQQGGTLVKHYRDLAFMGFLEVAMNLKTILNNIKYCKEDIKNHKPDVLILVDYPGFNLRIAKFAKELGIKVIYYISPQLWAWKEGRVEIIKKYVDEMLVILPFEEDFYKKHGVHSHFVGHPLLDAISSLQNIDPENFKKENGFNEKEIIALLPGSRKQEVEKMLEMMLSVRPYFENYQFVIAGAPSLPKEFYQKYVDDNVHFVSNRTYDLLRCSKAALVTSGTATLETALLNVPEVVCYRGSTISYAIAKRLVKNIKYISLVNLIMDREVVKELIQNDLNTENLVKELKMVLEGEKRSQVLSDYELLREKLGGSGASDHAAEVILKG encoded by the coding sequence ATGAAATATTATATTATTGCCGGAGAAGCATCGGGAGATTTACATGGAAGTAATTTAATGAAAGCTTTAAAAAGTAAAGATCCGGATGCGGAGTTTAGATTCTGGGGTGGCGATCTTATGGCCCAGCAGGGAGGTACTTTAGTAAAGCATTATCGTGATTTAGCTTTTATGGGATTTTTGGAAGTTGCCATGAATCTTAAAACGATTTTGAATAATATTAAATACTGTAAAGAGGATATTAAAAATCATAAACCTGATGTGCTGATTTTAGTGGATTATCCTGGATTTAATCTGAGAATTGCCAAGTTTGCCAAAGAATTAGGAATTAAAGTGATCTATTATATCTCCCCTCAGCTTTGGGCCTGGAAAGAAGGTCGGGTGGAAATTATAAAGAAGTATGTTGATGAAATGCTGGTTATTCTTCCTTTTGAAGAAGATTTTTACAAAAAGCATGGAGTTCATTCTCATTTTGTAGGTCATCCTTTGCTTGATGCCATCTCAAGTTTACAAAATATTGATCCTGAAAATTTTAAAAAAGAGAATGGATTCAATGAAAAGGAGATTATTGCTCTTTTGCCGGGATCCAGAAAACAGGAGGTTGAAAAAATGCTTGAAATGATGCTTTCAGTAAGGCCTTATTTTGAAAACTATCAATTTGTAATTGCCGGAGCACCAAGTCTTCCCAAAGAATTTTACCAAAAATATGTAGATGATAACGTTCATTTTGTTTCTAACAGAACCTATGATTTACTTCGATGTTCAAAAGCTGCGCTGGTGACATCCGGAACAGCAACTCTGGAGACGGCTTTGCTTAATGTTCCTGAAGTCGTATGCTACAGGGGAAGCACAATTTCTTATGCAATTGCCAAAAGATTGGTGAAAAATATTAAATATATTTCGCTGGTCAATTTAATTATGGACAGGGAAGTTGTCAAAGAATTGATCCAAAATGATTTGAACACTGAAAATCTGGTTAAAGAATTAAAAATGGTTCTGGAAGGTGAAAAAAGATCTCAGGTTTTGAGTGATTATGAGCTTTTACGGGAGAAACTTGGTGGAAGCGGAGCAAGTGATCATGCTGCTGAGGTAATACTAAAAGGTTAA